Genomic segment of Paenibacillus sp. FSL R5-0912:
GCATCCTTACTGCGCCGCCTTCCAGCATATCCATCTTGAAGGACTTCACCTTGATGCCCTCATCGCGGAAGAAGTTTAAAAAGATCCCGGGATCGCCTTCCTTCGCCACCGTTACCGTATACACTGCTGTCTTGCTGGACGGACGGATACGCTTCTCTACCCACTGGAGCACAAACAGACAGACCAGCACCGAAACGAAGGTGAGGATAGCCCCGTAATAGAAGCCGGCGCCAATGGCAATACCCATTGCGGCGACTACCCAGAGCGACGCGGCTGTCGTCAATCCGGAAATTGTATTCCCGGTACGCAGAATCGTTCCGGCTCCAAGGAAGCCGATACCGCTGATAATTTGTGCCGCCAGCCGGGCCGGGTCCAGCCGGACATTAGGTTCCCCGGCAAATTGGCTGAAGCCGTAAATCGAGGTGAGCGTAATCAACGCCGAGCCCAGGCAGACCAGAATATGGGTGCGGAATCCGGCGTGATGCTGGCCCCGCTCTCTTTCCAGTCCAACGAATCCACCGATCAGGAGAGCGAGGGCGATCCGGAGGCTGATATCCATATAGCCAATATGCCACACAGCCGGATTGGCAGTCATCATCGCTTCATCCCTTTACACAATCCGGCCATATCCTGCGAATGGGTAGTCAATCGTAATCCGGCCCGCTTCGCAGTCGCCCACACCGCTGTACAGATCAGCCTTGCCGTCCGGCCGCATCACAATGCCGGCGGTGAAGGCACAATCAACCAGATGCGGTGTCTTGGCCGGTCCCGGGGGATAGCAGGTACGGCTGCCGATCAGATGAAGGCCCTCCGCTGTGCGGGTTTCCGGATCAAAGACAAAAGCCATGTTAAGATAGACCTTTACTTCGCCGCCGCTTGCATCCTTATCCCGGTAACAGTTATGGCCGATAATACCGATCCTTCCACTGTCAAGCAAGTAAGCCTGATTGACCCCGCCCCACTCGCCTTCGCCGAAGATGCCCGCGATATAAGGAGCTTGCTCAATTGTCTCTGCCGTAAGCTGATCGAGGCTGTCAATCACGGTAAAGCCGATCATGGATTCACTTCCATATTTGCCGCGCGTTTCTGCGCCGCGCGGACGGGAGAAGACACCTATTCTGCCATCCTGCAGTTCGACCAGACGGATATCCTTCATTTTATTGGGGCCTGAAGTGAAATAATACAAATCATGAAGATCCGTTCCTCTGTGGAAATATCCGAAATAGGTCTTCACCTTCCCCCCATCACGCTGGACATGAGTGCCGCCCATAACGATTTCGCCGCCGATCAGACTGACATAAGGGTCCTCCAGCGTATAGATCATGCTGCCCTGCACGAGAGTCCATTCATCCTGTCCGGTCTCCTCGAAGAGGCGGACCCAGGAGCGCGCCCATTCATCGCGCCGCTCGACCCGTCCGAACAGATAACGTTTGCCATCGCGTTCAAAGGGGATGGAAATGTTGTATACATCGAATCCCTCCACCCCGTGAAAACTCAGGATGGCACGGTCATAAATATGTTTGGTTTCCTCAAATTGAATTCTCTGCTCCAGTAAAGTCATATGCTCACTCCTATTCTTTTGTCTTTTCGATTATTTTCCCTGATTGGCCTGATATTCCTTGAACTGGCGCTGATATTCAGCAACAACCTTATCCAGTCCCGCTTTTTTCATTTTGTCGAGCGCCGCGGGGAATGCCTTGTCATACTCCTGTACCCCCATATAAATCGGCGTGATGCTGGCAGCCGCTTCTGATGCAATGTTGGTGTATTCTGTTCTTACATTGGTTGGATCAAAGGCAAAGTTTGCCGCAATGCTGTTAATCGCCTTCGGATTCGCTTCGAACAGCACCTTGTTGTTCTCGGGAATACTGTTTTCCAGATCAAAGCGCATGAAGCTTACATTGCCACTCTGGGATTCCGATCCCTTGTAACCGGGTTTATTGTTGTTGTCCGGGTCATTAATGGCTTTCATGCCCTTATCGCCGTCCTTGGTATAATGCTTGCCTTCGATTCCGTATTGGACGAGATCGTAATTCTCCTGGCTGGCCAGCATCCAGTTCATGAATTTGACCGCTTCCTCGGGATGTTTGCTGTTAACCGGAACCGCATTGCCGTTCTTGAAGGTGAGCGGCCGCAAGTATTCTTTTTCGGGATTGAAGAAAACTACGCCGATATCGTCGACCGTCGCTTCCGGATTGTTCTTCTGCAGCGAACTCAGGCTTCCGGCCGTACCGAAATTGACAAACCAGTCACCACTATCGATCTGGGCTTTGAGCTGCTCCCCCTTCAGGACGAGAATATCAGGACTTGTCAGACCCTTGGTGTACATTTGGCGCATAAATGCCGCGTCCTTCTTAAACTCTTCCGTTTCGATCCAGGATTTCACCTCGCCGTTCTGATTTACATAGAAAAATTTGTCTTTGACGGTGAATGGAAAAGTGTCGTACATGCGATGTAGAACCGTGGTATGCAGGCTCACCGGATCGAAGTCCGCTTTATTTGAGAAATAGGGCTTGTTGCCGCCCTTCCAGTTCTTCATCACCGTTTCCCACGCACTGATCAGCTCATCCGGAGTGGTTGGCTCCTTCAGATTGTTCGCCCGGAGAATATCCCGGCGGATGTTGAACTCGCCTTCGCTCGCCATTTCCACCCAATAGGACGGAACGGCGTAATATTTGCCGTCAATTTTGGCACCATCGAAAATATCTTCAGGGATGTATTTTTTCAAATTCTGACCGTACTGCTCAATCGCTCCGCTAATATCGGCCAACGCCCCGCGGTTGTAGTAGCTGGAGAACGGCGTGCGGTCCTGCATGATATGGAACAGGTCGAAATCCTCACCCGTGGAGAGCATCAGATTAAGCTTCTGGTCCCAGGCATCACTTGGAATGTAGGTTTTCTCAACCTCTACACCCACGCCATCCGCAGCCAGCTTCTCGTTGATCTTCTGGAAAACTTCCTTGTAATCCTTCGGTTCTGTGCCGGGTACTACGTATTTGATCTTGACCGGCTCAGTCTTTTTCTCTTTACCGGCTGATTGCGTGGCGGCAGCACTCTCTTTGCCTCCTTCATTCACGGTATTGCCGGAATTCTTGCTTCCGCATCCGGCAAGCGCGGTAACTGCAAGCATGGCTGCAAGCGCCAGAGTAAAGCTCTTTTTCATAAGAAATCGACTCCCTTATAATTTTGTATATAAACCCCGAAGGGATTATATTAGCCCTTAACCGATCCAATAACCAGTCCTTTGACAAAATACTTCTGCAAATAGGGATAAAGAAAAATGATAGGTCCGATCGTGACAATCGCAGTGGCCATCTTAACCGATTCTGCCGGCAAGGTGACATCACTTGCTCCTGCAAGCATCGTCATTTCATTCAGCATGCTAATTTCCGATTTCAATTGGAGCAGCATGAATTGCAGCGGATACAGGCTCTTGTCGTCAATCAGCATGATCGCGTTCCACCAGTTATTCCAGTAATCCAGCCCGTAAAAGAGCGCAATGGTGGCGAGTACAGGTGTGCACAGCGGAAGATAGATGCGGAAAGCGATCGTAAGATCATTCGCTCCGTCGATGGTCGCCGATTCCCGCAGGGAGTCCGGAACTCCGTTCATGAAGTTGCGAACCAGAAAGAGATTGAAGGGACTGAACAGCAGCGAAGGAATGATCAGCGCCAAGATGTTATTCGTGAGCCCGAGTGAGCGGTTCATTAAATACCAGGGCACGATTCCGGCGGAGAAGATCATCGTAATGAAAAAATAGAGTGACAGGGAGTTGCGGTACTTCACACTCTTGTTGGCCAAGGTATACCCGGCCATGGATGTGATCAGAACGGCCAGGACCGTTCCGACGAGCGTGACGAAGATGGAAATCATATAGCTGTGCAAAACCTGTGATCCACCGGTAAAAATCAGCTTGTAGGCATACAGGGAGAACTTTTCCGGAAACAGGCTGTAGCCATTCTTAAGGATCGTATCCTCGTCTGTTACTGAGATCATCAGAACCAGCAGCATCGGAATCAGACAGAGCGCTGAATACACGGTAATACAGGCATACATAATTAAGTTGCTGATGGAGCCTTTTTTCACTTTGTCTCCTCCTCAAAGTTGTGTTGATCCTACGCATCCTAGAAATTCTAGTAAAGTGCGCCGTCCTTGAAAAATTTGCGGGTAATCGTATTGGTGCCGAAGACGAGGATAAAGCCAACCACAGACTGAAACAGTCCGACGGCCATCGCTTCCGAAGGATCGCCAATCTGGCGCAAGGAACGGAATACATAGGTATCAATAATATCAGTTGTCTGGTAAAGGGTTCCGTTATCGCCGATTAAGGCATAGATCATCCCGAAATCGCCGTACATGATCTTGCCGATAGAGAGCAGCGTCAGGATGACAACCGTCGGCATCATCAGTGGAAGCGTAATCTTCCTGCACATCTGCCAGCGGTTCGCCCCATCGATCTGGGCTGCTTCGTACAAGGTGTCGTCAATGCCGGTAATGGTAGCCAGATAGATTACGGCACTCATCCCGGCGCCCTTCCAGACATGCATAAGCGTCAGGATCACCGGCCATGCCCTCGGCTCCGTATACCAGTTGAAGGATGCAAAACCGAGCTTGTTCAGCAGCTGGTTCACAATTCCCATATCCATGGAGAAGAAGGCGTATATCACATAGCTGATGACAATCCAGGAGATGAAATTCGGGAACAGCATGACTGACTGGCTGATTTTGACAAACAGTTTCTTGCGCAGCTCGTTAAGCAGCAGTGAGATAGCAAGTGCCGTCAGCGTGCCAAAGAAAATAAACAAAAGATTGAGAAATATCGTATTAAAAGTGACTGTGAGCGCTTTATTGGACCGGAAGAAAAACTCAAAGTTTTGAAAACCGACCCACTCACTGTGGAAGATACCTTTCGTGTAATTGAACCGCTGGAAGGCGATCAGCATATACGGATAGGTCATGTACCCGAATACAAATGTGTAGACCATTGCCGGCAAAACCAGCAGATAGGATGTGCCGTTGGCCCGTATATCCGCTAGAACCCCCCTGCGCCGACGAAGCTTCTTTTCCAATTTCAAATCCTCCCGTTAACGTTATCGTGCTTTGGCTGCTTGCTATGACGTAACTTTAAGCAAAATTCCGGCTGCTGGCTATTTCAAATACCGGATATTGCTTTAACTATCCGGTGACCGGACCCTCAAATTCGGCGGAGCGGTTTCATATATAGTACAATCCTTTAGAAATATGAAAGCCGTTCTTGGAACGTCTCCTCAGTTGATTAGGATTGAGGACGTTCTATCGCTCCAACCCTCTGGAGTTAAAGACGAATCATCCGCTGTCCGGACTAATTTGGCTCCCTGAAAATTGTCGTGTTCATACAATTCCACTGCAGCGCCGCCGAATACGCGCAGCGAGGTAATGTCATCATTCTGGATGCCCGCTTCGAGCAGAGCCGCCAGCGTGTAGCTGCCGGGAGCCAGTGACACCGCATAACCGCCATAGCTTCCATCCTTATAGAACACTGCACCCTTATCCAGACCGTAGGCCTCCAGCTCATAAATCCGCGCTGACGTATCGGTACTGAGGGCTCCGGCGTCTGTAATGTAGACCCGGATGTACCTCCCGAAGGTGTTGACGTCATGCAGGGTAATGTCCCGCGTATTTCCGGTCACTGCTGCAGCATCGGTCCAGGCGCTGCCGTTATCGCTGACCTGGATTTTGAAGTTCCTGGTATTGATGCTTGGCGTCTCACCGCCTGCCGCTGCATGCTTCACCACAAACCGGTACAGGTTAACCCTCTTGCCAAGATCAATCTGCAGCCAATGCGGCTCGGTTCCGGTTGCACACCATTTGCTGTTGCCAAGGACGGTTCCGTCAATAGCTTTATTAGGTGCTTCTCCCTGCACATAACCATCCGCCGTGGCGGTTCCCTGTGCCGCAACATTCACGTAACCGGCAGGCAAAGCTTTAGCTGTGCGGGGGATTTGGATAGTCAACTGCACCGGATAATGGTCCGAGGGATATAATCCGTTCTCGTTATAACGGTTGATATCCATCGACTCCACGGTTCCGGCACCACGCTGGAAAATCCAATCAATATGGTGGCCTGTTGTGTTGCCGTTATAATTACTGACGGTAGAAGCATTATTGAAGTCATGCCCGCTCTGGGTCCAGACATCGCTGAAATCCGACTGCTCAAGGATGGAGTAAGCGCTCTCAGTTTCGGGAGAATTAAGATCTCCGCCAATAAATACCGGCGTATCCGGTGAAGTCACATACTCCGAGACCCTGTTTAAGATCAACTGGGACGATAGCGCCCGGGCGCTGCTGTTCAAAGAGAAGTGGGTATTGAAATAATAGAAGACGGTTCTCGGATCGTCTTTCGCCTGGAACTTGGCCCAAGTGCATATTCGGGGCCACTTGTCATCAAATGAGCTGAGGCTTCCGACGGCATCGGGCGTCTCACTGAGCCAGAACTGGCCGGATTCCAGGACATGGAATTTATCTGCCCGGTATACGATGTTGGAGTATTCATCCGTCTTGTTCCCGTATCTTGAGGTTCCCAGTGACTGGTAGTTTCCGTTCAGATGACTTATAAAGTAATCGATTTGTACAGCATAAGCCTCCTGCATGCCGACAATATCAGGACCAAATGAATTGATGACATTCACTGCCTTGTCTTTGCGGTTATCCCATGAGTTAATAGTTCCGTCATCTCCGTGCAGGTTTCGCACATTAAATGTCATAAGCTTCAGCCGTGCCGTTTGCGTCACTTCCGCCGCTTCTGCCGTTGATCCCGGAGCCACCATGCCTCCAAGCCCGGAGATCCAAGCACCCAACATCAGCAGTGCCATCCATTTCTTATTCTTCATCATCTATTCACTCCCCATTTATGAAACCTCGCTTGCTTCCTTCATGCTAGAATAGCCGCCTTGATCCTGTAAATTTCGAAATCCTGCATTCCCTTACAAATTGCAGTTTTTCAACCTTTAAAAATCGGCTGCGGCTATCAAATTCTGAGAATGGGATAGGGCAAGGTTCAACGTTTTGATTTCATACGGTGCCAAAGCGAGTTCGATCTGCTGACCGGTAAAAGGGAGGGCAAAGGGATGCTCTTCCATAAGGTCAGTTTCCTCCACCGAGCAGAGCTCACCGAGGTACGGATCAACCGTTACGGATGCTTTAGTGCGAATCCCTCCGAATTCATACAGCCGTATAATCAGCGTGTTGCCAAATTCAGCCTTTTTAACAGTATCGATCATGACATTACGGGCGTCCGTCTGTATCATTCCAAGTTCATCGGGGAGCCTGGAGCCATCTTGCAGCGCAGTTGCCATCAGCGGCGCATTCAGTTCACACGCTGCCTGATGTGTTTCCGCTTCATACCATCCCCCGCTGTGCGGATACAGTGAATACGTGAACTCATGCAATCCCTGATCGGCATTGCTGTCAGGATAAACGCCGGATTTGATCAGGCTCAGACGGATGACGTGATTCCGGATGTCGTGCCCGTATTTGCAGTCATTCAGCAGACTGATGCCATATCCGCCTTCGGATAAATCTGCCCAGCGCTGGGCAACGGATTCGAATCGGGCATAATCCCAGCTTGTATTCCAGTGTGTCGGCCTCTCCACGTTGCCAAACTGAATTTCGTATGTCGCTTTGGTTGAGCGGATGTCCACGGGGAAGGCTGCTTTCAGCAGCTGCTGATGCTCCTGCCAGTCCACCCGGGTTTTGAAATCAATGCGCGGATGATCGCGGTACACAATTAGATACTGCTCGATCGTAGAGCTCTGGTAGCAGTACACCAGCTTCAGCACGCCCCGCAACGGGCCGGCTTCCAGCACAGACAGCTCCTGCAGTCCGTCCACAACGGTCATTTTTTCCTGATAATAAATGTCGATATCCCAAGCGTCATGCGCCATAGGCTTGTCTTCGAATACCTGCAGCATGTTTGCCGGCTGGTCCTTCTTCAGTACTTCACGTTTGGCCTGTTTATCATAGAGCGATGCGATCTGACCTGCATCATTCAGGAGAATACTATAGTAAGGGGTTTCGAGGCGGCCGGTACCGATGCTCCATGATCCAGAAGACTCCAGCCCGATACCCGCCGGATTGCGTAGCTGCTCATGCTCCGCTTCGGGACGTCCATAAATGGTCGTATATCCGTAAGCGGGCACATCCCGAACCGCCACCAGTACTTTGCATAAAGCTGTCAGATTCGCCTGTTCACTTACCGCAGCCTGAGCATCCAGCTTGAAGCCTTCTACCGTATGCCATGAGAAATTCTCTGCATCATCTATATCGATTTCTGCAAGGAATGAGCGCTTCCAGCCAAGAGCATTAAACACGCGGACAGGTTTCCCCCTCCTCTCCGCTTCGCGGCCAATTGCTCCATTCAAGCTACGAATCCCTTGTTCAATCGTGGCAAGTGCAAGCTGTTCCGATTTCTCGTATTCAAGTCTGCTGTCCTCATAAACCTCATGAATCGATGATCCCGGAATGATGTCATGAAACTGGTTACGCAGCACAATCTCCCAGCTGTCAGCCAGCTGCACCGACGGGTAGGCATGCTCCGGATTCAACGCAAGCGCGAATGCATTTAAGAATTCCGCATGATGCAGCAGCATCTCCATCCGGCGGTTCAAGCGCTTGTTGTAGGCCTGGGAGGTATACGTTCCACGGTGGGATTCGAGATACAACTCACCATCCCATAAATGAAGCTGCGGCTGGTCCTTGAGCTGTTTCTCAAGCTGCACAAAAAACTCTTCCACTCCCCCTGCCTTGACCCGGGGGGCACCCGGTATATCCTCATACCGCCTTACAGCCTCCAACATATCACGGGTCGGCCCCCCGCCCCCGTCTCCCCAGCCGTAAGCCAGCAGCAGCTGATTGTTGATATCCTTCTGGCGGTAGTTGTCCCATAGCCCTTGAACAGAAGCACCTGTCACATTGCCATTGTACGTATAATATGAGTTGTTACCGTTATCCGGCGTGGTAATGTAGTGCGTTAGAATTTCTGTCCCGTCGATCCCCCTCCAGGTAAATGTATCGTAAGGGAAACGGTTATATTGACTCCAGCTGATTTTGGTCGTCATGAAATAATCGACGCCACTCTTCTTCAGAATCTGCGGAAGCGCCCAGCTGTAACCAAATACGTCAGGCAGCCATAGTACGCGGTTATCCACGCCGAATTCATCCCGGAAAAAGCGCTTGCCGGTCAGAAGCTGGCGGACCAGTGATTCTCCCGACGGAATATTGCAGTCCGCCTCCAGCCACATAGCCCCGGTAGCTTCCCATTTTCCGCTCTGTACGCGATTCTTGATTTTGGCATACAGCATCGGAAAATCCTTCTTCAAGTAGGCGTAAAGCTGCGGCTGTGACTGCAGAAACACATATTCCGGAAAACGTTCCATCAACATGAGCACTGTAGAGAACGAACGCGCTGATTTCTCACGCGTGTGCTGCAGGCGCCATAGCCAGGCCACGTCGATATGGCAGTGTCCGACTGCCGTTATCTGTGGACGTGGCCCCCGCGGGATAGCTTCAAGACGCCCGCGCAGTATTTGGCGTGCCTGTGCCGCGGATGTATAAAACGCCTCCGAGCCGGGTCTGCTCCAGTCCAACTGGCGGAATGCCGCTTCCAGTGCGTCCGTCAGCCCATGTCGTTCCAGCTGACGTTCATCCAGCTGCTTCACAGTCTGGAGCATATGCATCGACGTATAATACAGGTCGTCCACTGCCTCGTCGAGTACCGCGAAGCTCAGCATATCGATCCGGTGATCAAACGGTATGCGCCCGTCCGGCGCCTTCAGTCCGCTCCACGCATAAATGGCCAGCTCTGCATAGCCTCTCTCCACTGCGTCTTTCGGAAAAAACAGCTCCGCATGATTGCGGTCAAGCGCCTGCAACGGCTCTCCGTCCAGATAAACCTGTGCTTCATACCCGCTGGTATTCCCTCCGCTTGTGTCCCCGAGCTTGATGAGACCAATGACATCCTGCCCCTTCCAGTCGTGTGGAAATTCGACATCCGTGATAAACCAGGCATAACGGTCTCTGCCCCCCCAGCGGTCACCAACACGAACCGCTGTTCCACCTTCAAACTGCTGACGCACTTCAGCCAAATCCTTCACATCCGGAGCAATATAAACGTCAGCCAATGTCCGGCTTTCGCGGTATCTTAATCCGGCAAGCTCCCGGATGCGGCCCTCCAACTTCTGCAGAACGAATTTCATGCTTGATTTTTCCCCTCCTATTTGTTTCGATTACCCGTCTCTATTGAAACCATCCAGACTCATATCTTGCTCCTTCATGCTAAAATAGTAACTGAACACTGTATATCTCAAATCGCTGCTTATCCTTTTAAAATACGGTTTTCCCTTATATTTGAAACCCCGGACCCGTTTTCGAAATAGATATTACTTCCTGCCTAACTTACATTAAAAGAGAAGTAATAATATTAGATTAGGAGGGAAAGGGAATGCTC
This window contains:
- a CDS encoding MgtC/SapB family protein, with the protein product MMTANPAVWHIGYMDISLRIALALLIGGFVGLERERGQHHAGFRTHILVCLGSALITLTSIYGFSQFAGEPNVRLDPARLAAQIISGIGFLGAGTILRTGNTISGLTTAASLWVVAAMGIAIGAGFYYGAILTFVSVLVCLFVLQWVEKRIRPSSKTAVYTVTVAKEGDPGIFLNFFRDEGIKVKSFKMDMLEGGAVRMHFVLSSKHSDMKQKISTMSLNRDVGIQQMEIGM
- a CDS encoding DUF1861 family protein, with translation MTLLEQRIQFEETKHIYDRAILSFHGVEGFDVYNISIPFERDGKRYLFGRVERRDEWARSWVRLFEETGQDEWTLVQGSMIYTLEDPYVSLIGGEIVMGGTHVQRDGGKVKTYFGYFHRGTDLHDLYYFTSGPNKMKDIRLVELQDGRIGVFSRPRGAETRGKYGSESMIGFTVIDSLDQLTAETIEQAPYIAGIFGEGEWGGVNQAYLLDSGRIGIIGHNCYRDKDASGGEVKVYLNMAFVFDPETRTAEGLHLIGSRTCYPPGPAKTPHLVDCAFTAGIVMRPDGKADLYSGVGDCEAGRITIDYPFAGYGRIV
- a CDS encoding extracellular solute-binding protein; protein product: MKKSFTLALAAMLAVTALAGCGSKNSGNTVNEGGKESAAATQSAGKEKKTEPVKIKYVVPGTEPKDYKEVFQKINEKLAADGVGVEVEKTYIPSDAWDQKLNLMLSTGEDFDLFHIMQDRTPFSSYYNRGALADISGAIEQYGQNLKKYIPEDIFDGAKIDGKYYAVPSYWVEMASEGEFNIRRDILRANNLKEPTTPDELISAWETVMKNWKGGNKPYFSNKADFDPVSLHTTVLHRMYDTFPFTVKDKFFYVNQNGEVKSWIETEEFKKDAAFMRQMYTKGLTSPDILVLKGEQLKAQIDSGDWFVNFGTAGSLSSLQKNNPEATVDDIGVVFFNPEKEYLRPLTFKNGNAVPVNSKHPEEAVKFMNWMLASQENYDLVQYGIEGKHYTKDGDKGMKAINDPDNNNKPGYKGSESQSGNVSFMRFDLENSIPENNKVLFEANPKAINSIAANFAFDPTNVRTEYTNIASEAAASITPIYMGVQEYDKAFPAALDKMKKAGLDKVVAEYQRQFKEYQANQGK
- a CDS encoding carbohydrate ABC transporter permease, producing the protein MKKGSISNLIMYACITVYSALCLIPMLLVLMISVTDEDTILKNGYSLFPEKFSLYAYKLIFTGGSQVLHSYMISIFVTLVGTVLAVLITSMAGYTLANKSVKYRNSLSLYFFITMIFSAGIVPWYLMNRSLGLTNNILALIIPSLLFSPFNLFLVRNFMNGVPDSLRESATIDGANDLTIAFRIYLPLCTPVLATIALFYGLDYWNNWWNAIMLIDDKSLYPLQFMLLQLKSEISMLNEMTMLAGASDVTLPAESVKMATAIVTIGPIIFLYPYLQKYFVKGLVIGSVKG
- a CDS encoding ABC transporter permease, encoding MEKKLRRRRGVLADIRANGTSYLLVLPAMVYTFVFGYMTYPYMLIAFQRFNYTKGIFHSEWVGFQNFEFFFRSNKALTVTFNTIFLNLLFIFFGTLTALAISLLLNELRKKLFVKISQSVMLFPNFISWIVISYVIYAFFSMDMGIVNQLLNKLGFASFNWYTEPRAWPVILTLMHVWKGAGMSAVIYLATITGIDDTLYEAAQIDGANRWQMCRKITLPLMMPTVVILTLLSIGKIMYGDFGMIYALIGDNGTLYQTTDIIDTYVFRSLRQIGDPSEAMAVGLFQSVVGFILVFGTNTITRKFFKDGALY
- a CDS encoding discoidin domain-containing protein, which codes for MMKNKKWMALLMLGAWISGLGGMVAPGSTAEAAEVTQTARLKLMTFNVRNLHGDDGTINSWDNRKDKAVNVINSFGPDIVGMQEAYAVQIDYFISHLNGNYQSLGTSRYGNKTDEYSNIVYRADKFHVLESGQFWLSETPDAVGSLSSFDDKWPRICTWAKFQAKDDPRTVFYYFNTHFSLNSSARALSSQLILNRVSEYVTSPDTPVFIGGDLNSPETESAYSILEQSDFSDVWTQSGHDFNNASTVSNYNGNTTGHHIDWIFQRGAGTVESMDINRYNENGLYPSDHYPVQLTIQIPRTAKALPAGYVNVAAQGTATADGYVQGEAPNKAIDGTVLGNSKWCATGTEPHWLQIDLGKRVNLYRFVVKHAAAGGETPSINTRNFKIQVSDNGSAWTDAAAVTGNTRDITLHDVNTFGRYIRVYITDAGALSTDTSARIYELEAYGLDKGAVFYKDGSYGGYAVSLAPGSYTLAALLEAGIQNDDITSLRVFGGAAVELYEHDNFQGAKLVRTADDSSLTPEGWSDRTSSILIN
- a CDS encoding alpha-mannosidase; this translates as MKFVLQKLEGRIRELAGLRYRESRTLADVYIAPDVKDLAEVRQQFEGGTAVRVGDRWGGRDRYAWFITDVEFPHDWKGQDVIGLIKLGDTSGGNTSGYEAQVYLDGEPLQALDRNHAELFFPKDAVERGYAELAIYAWSGLKAPDGRIPFDHRIDMLSFAVLDEAVDDLYYTSMHMLQTVKQLDERQLERHGLTDALEAAFRQLDWSRPGSEAFYTSAAQARQILRGRLEAIPRGPRPQITAVGHCHIDVAWLWRLQHTREKSARSFSTVLMLMERFPEYVFLQSQPQLYAYLKKDFPMLYAKIKNRVQSGKWEATGAMWLEADCNIPSGESLVRQLLTGKRFFRDEFGVDNRVLWLPDVFGYSWALPQILKKSGVDYFMTTKISWSQYNRFPYDTFTWRGIDGTEILTHYITTPDNGNNSYYTYNGNVTGASVQGLWDNYRQKDINNQLLLAYGWGDGGGGPTRDMLEAVRRYEDIPGAPRVKAGGVEEFFVQLEKQLKDQPQLHLWDGELYLESHRGTYTSQAYNKRLNRRMEMLLHHAEFLNAFALALNPEHAYPSVQLADSWEIVLRNQFHDIIPGSSIHEVYEDSRLEYEKSEQLALATIEQGIRSLNGAIGREAERRGKPVRVFNALGWKRSFLAEIDIDDAENFSWHTVEGFKLDAQAAVSEQANLTALCKVLVAVRDVPAYGYTTIYGRPEAEHEQLRNPAGIGLESSGSWSIGTGRLETPYYSILLNDAGQIASLYDKQAKREVLKKDQPANMLQVFEDKPMAHDAWDIDIYYQEKMTVVDGLQELSVLEAGPLRGVLKLVYCYQSSTIEQYLIVYRDHPRIDFKTRVDWQEHQQLLKAAFPVDIRSTKATYEIQFGNVERPTHWNTSWDYARFESVAQRWADLSEGGYGISLLNDCKYGHDIRNHVIRLSLIKSGVYPDSNADQGLHEFTYSLYPHSGGWYEAETHQAACELNAPLMATALQDGSRLPDELGMIQTDARNVMIDTVKKAEFGNTLIIRLYEFGGIRTKASVTVDPYLGELCSVEETDLMEEHPFALPFTGQQIELALAPYEIKTLNLALSHSQNLIAAADF